The Paramisgurnus dabryanus chromosome 3, PD_genome_1.1, whole genome shotgun sequence genome includes a window with the following:
- the hspbp1 gene encoding hsp70-binding protein 1: MAEGRGNRRQPHNLQGVLQMAVEAGSASDGPAPLEPMTQERMEFLRGALADVCKGQMDEVEQMKLCLEVLGRDECKERGSEKDVEEEDEREEALEVLSELCENLDNARDLMKLGGLDLCMAQCLCHSEAGIRWRAAQLIASCAQNMPEVQCYLLNQGALLSLLKLTDHDTNSTVRVKALYAVSCLVREQEAGLQDFLKHDGFSVLMRGMQSDSEKLRTKSAFLLLNLLTSHPEHKDTVLSMGMVQQLVAVLRTPHSSVHEHVLGTLCCLVEDCPRGVSDCKDPSLGLEELLNQRVQDLKGQEESLEELEFCQRLRAACFQGKPLEDNGMDR; this comes from the exons ATGGCAGAAGGCAGGGGTAACAGGCGTCAGCCCCATAATTTGCAGGGTGTGCTTCAGATGGCTGTGGAGGCCGGTTCTGCTTCTGATGGTCCGGCTCCTTTAGAGCCCATGACACAGGAG AGAATGGAGTTTTTGAGAGGAGCCCTCGCCGACGTGTGTAAAGGTCAGATGGATGAGGTTGAGCAGATGAAACTCTGTTTGGAAGTGTTGGGAAGAGATGAATGCAAAGAGAGAGGGAGTGAAAAAGACGTGGAGGAGGAAGACGAAAGAGAGGAAGCACTGGAGGTGCTGTCTGAGCTCTGTGAGAACCTGGACAACGCAAGAG ATCTGATGAAGTTGGGTGGTCTGGATTTGTGTATGGCACAATGTCTCTGTCACTCGGAAGCGGGGATTCGATGGAGAGCTGCTCAGCTCATCGCCAGCTGTGCCCAGAATATGCCTGAGGTGCAGTGCTACCTGCTCAACCAGGGGGCGCTATTGTCACTACTAAAACTTACGGATCACGACACAAACAGCACAGTTCGAGTTAAAGCACTCTACGCTGTATCTT GTTTAGTACGGGAACAGGAAGCAGGTCTGCAGGATTTCCTGAAACATGACGGCTTTTCAGTgctgatgagagggatgcagtcAGACAGCGAGAAACTAAGAACTAAATCAGCATTTCTTCTCCTCAACCTTCTGACCAGTCACCCAGAACACAAAG ATACAGTGTTGTCTATGGGGATGGTCCAACAGCTGGTGGCAGTTCTCCGAACCCCTCATTCCTCTGTACATGAACACGTCCTTGGCACCCTCTGCTG TTTGGTTGAAGACTGTCCCCGTGGTGTGAGTGATTGTAAAGACCCATCACTGGGTTTGGAAGAGCTGCTTAACCAGCGAGTGCAGGACCTAAAGGGACAAGAGGAGAGCCTG GAGGAGCTGGAATTTTGTCAACGTCTACGAGCAGCTTGTTTCCAAGGAAAACCTCTAGAGGACAATGGAATGGATCGCTGA
- the pglyrp6 gene encoding peptidoglycan recognition protein 6 translates to MDCRLGLLVYLLVVLASCRTDATITRHMNDFIKAVESIENENPGLSMLEVVKGLRKTAGFQTNLIKNYLGDLGDASDLTTNPSVASYVRKVINHKISKLAEEEGVVLVLDGSNVALAPVLLGLEAGLQSTTKNQIPGLYHLALTENLVATFVHHSQNKQSSVSLGTQGFWDSIKSPKVYTLSGLPSLATDAVIIGGMDGIILGTEVAKSKNVGMSLSHLLNSYYSSQLDSAGLDAAPRLISQKRRMNFKKLVSFSSLKNQVARALKDRRELDRKTLEAVMHEGFEKFVHVYAVCPNIITRSQWGAAAYAGSPTYLSLPVPYLFIHHTFEPSKPCTTFEQCASHMRAMQKFHQETNGWDDIGYSFVAGSDGNLYEGRGWNWVGAHTKGYNSRGYGVSFIGDYTSSLPFKSVMDMVRYDFTKCAVDSGGLQSSYSLYGHRQAVRTECPGQTFYQEIQNWEHYESNLP, encoded by the exons ATGGATTGTCGTCTGGGATTGCTGGTTTACTTGCTGGTGGTCTTGGCCAGTTGTCGTACTGATG CCACCATCACAAGACACATGAATGACTTCATCAAAGCCGTGGAAAGTATTGAAAATGAGAATCCTGGGCTTTCAATGCTCGAAGTGGTGAAAGGTTTACGCAAAACTGCTGGCTTCCAAACCAACCTTATCAAGAATTACTTAGGGGACCTCGGTGATGCATCTGACCTTACGACAAATCCATCAGTCGCTTCGTACGTTCGCAAGGTCATTAATCACAAGATATCGAAGTTAGCTGAGGAAGAAGGAGTGGTTCTCGTCTTAGATGGTTCAAACGTCGCTTTGGCCCCAGTGCTCCTCGGACTTGAAGCTGGTCTACAATCCACCACCAAAAATCAAATCCCAGGCCTGTACCATTTAGCCTTGACCGAGAACCTGGTTGCCACTTTTGTACATCATTCCCAAAACAAGCAATCCAGCGTTTCACTGGGCACTCAGGGTTTCTGGGACAGCATTAAATCCCCAAAAGTGTACACTCTCTCCGGTTTGCCTTCTTTGGCAACAGATGCCGTAATAATTGGAGGCATGGATGGGATTATTCTTGGGACAGAAGTTGCCAAATCCAAGAACGTTGGAATGTCACTAAGTCACTTGCTGAACAGTTACTACAGTTCTCAGCTAGACAGCGCAGGATTGGACGCCGCACCCCGTCTCATAAGTCAAAAACGGAGAATGAACTTCAAAAAGCTAGTCAGCTTTTCTTCGCTTAAAAACCAAGTGGCACGCGCTTTAAAAGATCGTCGGGAATTGGACAGGAAGACACTGGAAGCTGTTATGCATGAGGGGTTTGAGAAATTTGTCCATGTGTATGCTG TCTGTCCCAACATCATCACAAGGTCTCAATGGGGAGCAGCAGCATACGCCGGATCCCCGACCTATCTGTCTCTCCCTGTGCCCTACCTGTTTATCCACCACACATTTGAACCCTCCAAACCTTGCACCACCTTTGAGCAATGCGCTAGCCATATGCGTGCAATGCAGAAGTTCCACCAGGAAACCAATGGATGGGATGATATAGGATATAG TTTTGTTGCAGGTTCTGATGGTAACCTGTACGAAGGTCGCGGTTGGAACTGGGTCGGTGCCCACACTAAAGGCTACAACTCCAGGGGCTACGGCGTCAGTTTCATAGGCGATTATACCTCCAGCCTCCCTTTCAAAAGTGTTATGGATATGGTTAGATACGACTTCACAAAGTGCGCTGTGGACTCAGGTGGACTACAGTCATCGTACTCCTTATACGGACATAGGCAGGCTGTACGCACCGAATGCCCAGGACAAACCTTCTACCAGGAAATCCAGAATTGGGAGCATTATGAG AGCAATTTGCCTTGA